GTGCATCATCCGCGACCTGGTCCTTCTGGATGATGCCATTAACTACAACACCACCCACAGGTATCCCGAATTCATAGAACCAGTTAATAAACCTTGTAATAACAGCAATTGGAAGCGCCTCAGGCAGTGTTGCAAAAAAGAAAGCTGTAAGGTTATCGTCCGTCAACAGACTTTGTACCTTTGCCATTCTGTCTTTAAAGCTTAAGAGGTAGTCCATAAGTGGGTCAGCCTCTTTCTTCTTCGTAAAGGAGAGCGTTTCTCTCAACGTTTTTGCTTCATCCCTGCTTTTCAGCATCTTTCCCACCCAGAGGGAATAGACCTTGGACATCCCGAGGAGCCGCCTTGCATTTGCTGTGGGTGCAGTATCAAAGACATAGAAATCGTACTCGTCTTTAAACATAAGGTCGGTCATATTTTCAAACATGGCAGACTCTTCAAAGGCGGGGTTCATCGTTGCAGTTTCTATAAAATCGTCCGCCTTTGTCGTTAAATCTGCAAATTTGAGAAACCAGTTGATTTTCTCGCGGATTTCCTGCTTGGACCTCTCAATCGTGTCCTTTGTATCGATTTCAAGGGCATAACACTTCTCTTCGCCACAGACGGTAGCAACCTTTCCGAAAACATCCTGCTCTAAGAGATTTGAGAGACTGTGGACAGGGTTAGTAGAGGCAAGGAGCACCCTTTTTCCTTGCTTCGCAGCCCACAGTGCCGCTGTCCCTGCCATGACTGTTTTTCCTACCCCGCCCTTTCCTCCAAAAAAGATGTACTTGAGCCTGGGGTGGTCCTTTATATATTTGGTCATACTAACAGTAATTTGATCCATTGTTAGACTCCTTGGCTATCTTCAGTTAATCTATTAAAACATGCGCTTTGCTAAATTTTCAATCATCTGAAGCCCCGTTACATCCCTTTCCATCTCAGGAACATAAGCCAGTATCTGATTTTTGAAGGTATCATTGATTACCTGAAGATAATGTTCCTGCATTGTGAGGCGGTTCTTCAGGTACTCAGGTATGTGCTGGCCCTTCAGTTCTTGAGATAAGACCCGGTTGACAATATAGCCGCTCATGGGGACATCAAACTTGGCAAAAAGCTCCGCTGCCTTGACAGTATCGTTAATGACCATCTCCTCTGCTGTCACCACAAAAAAGAAGGCCGTCTTCTCTTTATCAGTGAGAATACCGGAGGATTTGTTGATGCGCTCCTTAATATAGAGGAGTT
The window above is part of the Pseudomonadota bacterium genome. Proteins encoded here:
- a CDS encoding TRC40/GET3/ArsA family transport-energizing ATPase: MDQITVSMTKYIKDHPRLKYIFFGGKGGVGKTVMAGTAALWAAKQGKRVLLASTNPVHSLSNLLEQDVFGKVATVCGEEKCYALEIDTKDTIERSKQEIREKINWFLKFADLTTKADDFIETATMNPAFEESAMFENMTDLMFKDEYDFYVFDTAPTANARRLLGMSKVYSLWVGKMLKSRDEAKTLRETLSFTKKKEADPLMDYLLSFKDRMAKVQSLLTDDNLTAFFFATLPEALPIAVITRFINWFYEFGIPVGGVVVNGIIQKDQVADDAPEFVRNRVEMQDGHMEEIWKIFGEKVRAVIPLFETEVKGAHMLNRMIDYLFVP